Genomic segment of Schistocerca nitens isolate TAMUIC-IGC-003100 chromosome 9, iqSchNite1.1, whole genome shotgun sequence:
ttacgAAAGTTTGCTCCTtccaccctctctccccccctcacttTCTCTTTCTCCAGCCATTTATTCGTATATGTGAATCCCAACCTAAACTTttgtttatgtataattttaccactgtagccaacaATTATAGTACTTAGTTTAAAACGTCTCCTGATTATATAAACTAACATGAACTTTAAGCTATATTAACTTGAGAAAATCGggtttatataccacctgaaatattttttgaatacatgtattcaacacctcaaaacgAAGATTCCAAAATCCTTTAAAACTTACTCTCTTAATAATGTTGCTGTGTTGGATATTCTTCGTGCTTTGTGATAAtatttctcttctgctatatgatccTTGAATATAAAagcttccagacgccatatttgtttacaaattgaCAGTACACATGTGATAAGACAGtgaaaggagcctgtgaccactggaggtactctattttacttatttatttttactgttagATATAGGTTCAGTATTTTGTCAaaagaaatccaaaaccatgttctgaaatagtgttctgTTTCTCCACTATACAGTGCTATAAATTCTCCAAAAAATCGACACGCATGCAGGCACGTACACTCGCGTACGCACGTCAtagtaacaaatgtaaatccacctgatggtggaggtttaaacctttgaaacgcgttttGGAAATAAACAGCGGCTGGTGACAGGAAACTTGTTGctgcatttaatgtcaataacagtcaccatAAGGCCTAATATACAATGTTCAcacttaaattattcatttatggcAAGAAGTCACGTGATACCAACTAACAATGTCCGTAGTTTCTCCCAGATAGACCTTTGTGGCAGAACGTTTGGAGATGGCTAGATCGGTCATAGCGGTgccgaggagggggaggggggggggctgggactGAAACCAGTCGAACTCAGTATGAAAATAAAACGGGACCTGTCAGTGCAGCAACAGACTATCAGGTCTCATTATCTCTTGCAGTCGCCAATCCAAGTTAAAGTAGTTCATACTAGTGGACAGCACAGTTGACTGCTTTCATTACTGTCGTTTGTTtcccgattattattattattatttaggaaTAGCTTGGCAATTTTAACACAGGCTGTGTTTTGCTTCAATACACATCTATGAAAAATATGTACATGCTTTTTGCTTTAGATAAGGAGTTGCTTACTGTTAGATATTCAAATTAAACAAACATATGTACTGCTTAGTAATTATAGCAAAATAATTCTCTCTTTCTACAGGTTTATGGGAGAGTCTCCTCAGTCACCATGCCTGAGGAATGAACGTGCCATTACATGTAACAATGCTATTGTTGAAAGCAGTAACAGTGAAGGCGAAGGCTTGCAACAGGAGCTCGACTTGAGTAACTTGGCCAGTTGTCTCGCAGAAGATACGCAAAACGCAGTGGCCTATGTCACTGAAAGCCTTAGTACTCAGTCTAGCTATGCTCCTATCGCAGAAGAAGAATTATCGAGTGCTGGAGTTAAAACTAAAGAGCATTCAGGTAACGCAGAGGTCCTTCTATCAACAATAGTAGACGACCCTCCACCGCAACACTTTCCAGCTGATGGGACAGCAGATGGAACAAGAACGAGCCCCGTTCTGCTGCCACAGCAGAAGCCTTTAACTGACTCTCTTGGCCCCCATTCGGACGCTTGTAGCTCAAACATGTTGTCACAGGAACGTCGCTTCAGCACATGTCACGGGAAAGAGGCAGCTGGTGCAACTCAGCAAATCCGATCAGGAGTCTCTAAACAGGATGGCCTAGACAGGGTGACTGCAACAGCGCAGCGCCTCCTCAGATATCCTATACTGGTGCATGCTCTGAACGCAGAAGAAATGGACACAGCTGGAGGTGAAGTAGTGGAATGTCAGCCGATACCTTGGCAGGTAGTACAAAGCGACATGGTGACCTCTGTTGCACCATCCCAACAAGAACCTCAGACGAATTTCTCTGGATCCCATTTGGGCTCTAGCACCTCCGACCTCTTGTCACAGGAACTACGGTTCAACACCTGCCAAGTTAGTGAGCGATCTTGTAAAGCGGGTGGCGCTGCCTATCAAGGCCAAGAGGAGGCGTCGCAACCAAGTGGCATAGATGGAATGATTGCATTGGTGCAGCGCCTTCTCAGGCTTAAGATCATGGGGCATTGTCAAACCCCTGGAAAAACGAACGCAGTTGCAGTGGAAAATCATTCGATGCCTTGGCAGTTCGTACAGAGCGGCGTAGCGACTGCTATTTCACCATCCCAGTGAAACATATCACCATTGgtacagacagtcaatggaccagaAAGATCCCATCATATATATATTCATGTGAATAATGGAATTCTGAAGAAAACCGGCAGTTTGCGACCCAGTCACTTGTGTGAAAGATATTTATCTGGGCTAATTAAAAATCTTCTGTAGTACATTTTGTGGAGGGTCTGAACTGGTGTGATGTTGAAGACTCTGTAAACACTTGTACGAGTTCCCGAATTCTTATTTTCTGCTGTCGGTTTAACGGACTTCGTGAGCATTTTGAAGAACACCGTGAATGGTCGATACTTTTTTCGAAGATCGTCAATGACAGCTTGATCACTGAATCGTCGTTAACAAGCAAAACCTTTCAGTCTGTCGTTATGCGTTCGTCGGCTATGCATACATCAAGGGGGGAGCCTCACACACTCAGCATCGGAAGATTACGACACTGACACTTGAAGGGAAATTAAACTGTCGGCAGGATGCGCCTggaggaatgtaacagtattagacACAGTGTGCCTATAATTCAGTAAATGAATCGTTTTTCATACGTTTGTACGAACTAGGAGTGCATCAGCGGATAGACTTTCCTTGCTATCAACAGTTCAGCACTCAAGTGGAAGGTGCAATTTcttggaaagaagaaagaaaatctgCTCACTTGCGGTCTTCGATGAAATCATAAACTCCTTGGAACTCAATTGATAAAATATTGTTTGTGAACTGGTACAAATATTTACTGAATGTTCAACACCGTACTGCAGTTGATTGTGCCCTCAAAACCGATTGCAAGCATTTTTAAGTCCTCAGGCACTCGTACAATTTTTTCACTAGACCCGGcttaagaaaattttttaaaaactgttcgAAGTGATACATAGGTCGCACACCTGACCAGGTTCCTCCGGTTATCATCTAGTGCTCACATCGGAATGCCCCGACCAATATGACCACATCTCTTTTATAGTCATCAATCTGTCTTTCAGAAATGCACAAAAATGTTGTCTTACTCTCGACAAGAATATTAAAAGCTGTTATGTGGTGTCCATGGGATATATGATTAATCAATCTTAGCATTGCCTGTTATCAACTACATAAAACTAAGAAATTGCATATCTACAGATAGTTACGCTGATTTATCATATATTggcattatatttttcaaatttcgttgaattaaattatttttaatcataGTAATCAGTATCCTGGCTTATTATTCAAACTGTATTTTGTTTGTAAAAAATTCTACTGTTTTTTGACACCGCTGGTAAAGTGCTGTTACTGTCCAGTTTCTTGTTTCTATCACCAAAGGTGCTGGAGGACATTAATTTTCAAAGGCTGAAGGTAGGTCCGCCTCGATAATAGCCCTTACTTGTGTACATATACTTGTCCACTTACAGAGTGGGTCTTTAAATATGCTTCTTcgcttcattcttttttttttcatacgttgGTTCTGCCTTTTCATGACTTTATTTCGACTTTATTCTTGCAGCGTCTGTGATTTTGTGACATGCACAGCTTTCAAACTGCTGCTTGGATGAGGTAAACAGCGTTCAGAAAACATCAGTTGCCCTTCTGACAGTTTTTGGGTGGATTCCCTTGTGGAGTATTCCATAGCTGTTAAGTTCGTAAGTGAGCAGCTGTAACCTCTCACATCCAAACAGCTTAAGTATTCCTGAGAATTGCTTCTCACTGCTTGCAGTTTCTTGTCATTCTCAGCAGCTTACAAAATTTTTGCAAGAGCTGAAAACTGGTTTTCCACATCATTTGAAAAGGTTAATCAGGTATTGATAGTTAAATAAATGAGTCTCTTATCAGCAAACTAAGCATGAAACCCTCAAACCACCTGAAAATTTAGTGCGTCGTTTACTGGATGAAATTCTTGTGAAACAATAAGGTATAAAAATAAGATTGATAGGGAAAGCTGGTAATTCGATGGATATGGAGGTACTTTTTACTGCCCAAACATTCATAATCAAATGAATTTTATGTATTAACAAAGATGTATTAGCCCACACAGGTGAAGGCTATCGTCACATCGCAGACAGACGTCTCTGGACGCAATTGCAGAGCTGGCTGACCGCATCCAAGAAGCCATCGCTCCGAAGCAACAGGTTGGTACTGTGACAACGTCTGGTAGTGGCGCGTCCATTTCTCTTCCCGTCTGATGCGCAGATTACGATGCTCCGATCGCAGAAGTTGATACACTGAGCGCACAGACTGCCGCATTGATGTCGCAAGGAGGTCCTAGTCGCTACAAAGGACGTAGCCACAAGCGATCAAGGAGCCGTTCCTCGACTCAGGCGTCCGTATCAGATGCTGGTCCGCCAGCTTGCTGGTTCCACAGTAGATTCGGAGAGAAGGCTAATAGTGCACCACCTCCTGCATCTAACCAATGCAAACGGCTGTCAGCCGTAGTCGCCACCGACTGCCCAAGTACGTCCCGGCGCATGTTCATTACAGACAGAGTATCAAGCCTGAAATATTCAATTGATTCAGGGTCCGATCTTTGTATCATACCCATAGCGACACTGCGCCGTTGCAGACCGCCCACTGCGTTTAGCTTGTCAGCTGTAAATAATTCAGCAAGTGAGAAGTACGGCATGTGGCGTGTGGAGTTGTATTTGGGACTCTGCCGCCAATTAATGTTGGATTTTATTGTAGCAGACGTGGCCGAAGTAATCATAGGTGCTGATTTTTTAGCTCACTTCCAGCTCCTGCTGGACGTAGTAAATGCCACCCAAGTGGACAATATTACCGGACTTAGGGCCACTGGCTATCACCGTGATGCCAAAACGTAAGACAAAGTTCATAAAGGTTGCGGACGAGGAGTACCGCCTACAGCTGTGCGAGTTCCTAGTCTTAACGAGGCATCCAGGCGTGCCACAGCAAATTTTGCATGTTACGGACCACCGCATAAAAACCACGTACGGAACGCCTGTGTCTCTCTGGTCTAGAAGACTGTTTCCAGGACGCCTCGCCATTGCTGGAAGTCGACGCGATATTATGGGAAGACATCACCCTACCTTCCAGCAGCCCGTGGGCGTCTGCGCTGCATTGAGTACTCAAAATGGAGAAGCCTAGCAGCTATATGCCTAATCACTGTCCCATGCCACGGTTAAGAGATTATAACCACGCTCTGAACGTAATCACTATACTCTGTGTTAATATACTGCACGAAGACCTATACCCAGGTTCTCCTGCAACAGAGGACATTCCGAAGACCGCTATTATTACGCCGTTTGGTTTGTACGAGAGCAAGTTTACCTTTTTGTTTTGCCTATTTGGACGA
This window contains:
- the LOC126204275 gene encoding uncharacterized protein LOC126204275, translating into MINNSYEISGGSRDGATEAHHTRQSGQHQWADATESADQSESGEKDLSLTFLEREYSYKGLKSWWQNMEQKINQCACDDGQMHYNHNGIANCESAPNEDILEPQEDRLQGLIGQERDAEVSVQIAEPELEDPAPSGWKSMQATPEALFLAEKLQQLADTTRKMAQHLLSPEASRSRRVVTADSEALGATSDIECRAESSDVELMRQKILLLDEVVEELSQYRLSPLALDMTERFMGESPQSPCLRNERAITCNNAIVESSNSEGEGLQQELDLSNLASCLAEDTQNAVAYVTESLSTQSSYAPIAEEELSSAGVKTKEHSGNAEVLLSTIVDDPPPQHFPADGTADGTRTSPVLLPQQKPLTDSLGPHSDACSSNMLSQERRFSTCHGKEAAGATQQIRSGVSKQDGLDRVTATAQRLLRYPILVHALNAEEMDTAGGEVVECQPIPWQVVQSDMVTSVAPSQQEPQTNFSGSHLGSSTSDLLSQELRFNTCQVSERSCKAGGAAYQGQEEASQPSGIDGMIALVQRLLRLKIMGHCQTPGKTNAVAVENHSMPWQFVQSGVATAISPSQ